DNA from Deltaproteobacteria bacterium:
AGGAAAACGAGAGAGGTCATACGCAAGCCAGAAGAAAAAACCTTGAAGACAGATTCGGGAAAAAAGAAGGCTCATAAATCAACTTGAGAACTCACATCAAATCGGTTTGATCCAGTCCGGTCCCTTCCGGATCGGCATGAATCGTCACATGAACATTCCCCAACTCGCGACGGATCTCTCCCGCGATCCTTTCCTCGAGTTCATGCACCTGCTCGAAAGAAAGTTCTTTCTTGAGAACCAAATGAAACTGCAAAAATCGCTTTGAAGCAGCATGGCGTGATTTAAAGTTGTGCATCCCCAAGACCTCGGGATAATACCGCTTGACGATCTCTTCCACCGCTTGCCGGATCTCAGGGCGGAGCTCTCTATCCATGAGTTCATCGACTGCCTGTTTGCCGACACGAAACGCCAGCACGGCAATATACAAAGCGATCAGAAAAGTAACGATGGCATCGAGCCAGACCCAGCCGGTTAACTTGATCAGAAAAAAAGAAAGAAGGATCCCACCGTAGGCGTAGAGATCCATCGCGTAATGAAGGGAATCGGTCTTCAGAACAACAGAACCGGTTGAAGCAGCCTGCCTCTGGAGACGCCAACTCAACCAATATCCAACCACCATCGAGAGGAGAACAATACCGATCCCTCCACTTAAGTGTTGAAGGGGAACCCCTCCCCGAAATCTTTGTACGCTGGCGTAAACCAGCGCAATGACCGATGCGAGAATCACGAGAGATTGAAAAAAACCGGCGATCGCCTCCGCCTTGCCATGACCGTAGGCGTGGTCCTCATCGGGGGGACGATCGGCAACCTTTAACGAGAATAAATTGATACTCGAGATAAAAAAATCCATGAGGGAGTCGAGAGCAGAGGCCACCAAGGCGAGAGAACCGGTCCAGAACGAGGCAAGCCCCTTCCCCACCGCCAAGAGGAATGAAACCGAGATCGCAATGACTTCCTCTTTAATCTTTGGATTCAACGAAATCCCCCTAGCCGAAGAAAACTTCGGCGATTGAAAATAGTTCCGAATCGACGGTCTTAAGTCGACCAACTATCGTCTCCAGCGGAACCGCTACAATTTGATTTCCCTTCAGGGCGGTCATGACACCAAAATTCTTTTTCTGAATACAATCGACGGCAAAAACACCAAAACGGCTCGCCAGAATCCTGTCAGCTACCACGGGGGTACCTCCCCGTTGAACGTGACCCAGCACCGTCACACGACTCTCGTATCCAGTCTTTGCCTCGATCTCTTTCGCAAGCACCGCCCCTATCCCTCCGAGTTGGACATGACCGAATTCGTCCTTCCGACTTGAGGCGAGAAAAGTCTCCTCCCCTTCTTTGCGAACCATTTTGGCCCCTTCCGCAACGACCACGATGCTGAAACGCCTCCCATTTTTTGTCCTCTTGCGGATGATCCCGCAAACGTCGTCCAGGTGAAATGGTCTTTCTGGAATCAAAATAACATCGGCCCCCGCTCCAAGACCGGCATAGGTCGCAAGCCAACCGACATGCCGCCCCATCACCTCCACCACCATGACCCGGTTGTGAGATTCGGCAGTTGTATGGATCCGATCGATCGCCTCGGCAGCTATCGCGACAGCAGTCTGAAAACCGATCGTGAAGTCAGTCTCCTCGAGGTCGTTATCGATTGTCTTTGGTATCCCTACCACCTTGTATCCGTCCTGGCTGAGCTTCGAAGCAACCCCAAGCGTATCCTCCCCACCAATCGCGATCACAACATCGCAACCGCTCGCGGTGAAACCTGTCTTAAACTTCTCCATCGTCTTGGAATCTTTGTAGGGATTAGTCCGGGAGGTCCCCAGGATCGTTCCCCCCAATGGAAGGATGCCGGTAATCTTCTCGCGATCGAACGGGATAAAGTTTTGATCGACAAAACCACGCCAACCCTCGCGGACACCAATGATTTTGTAGCTGTACGATTCCCCTCGCCGAACGACTGCACGGATCGCTGCATTGAGTCCCGGACAATCGCCACCACCTGTGAGTACAGCAATCTTCATTTTTCTTGCCCTATCACAAAATATTAAATAAATGAAAGTTCTTATGAAGCTAAAAATAGGGGTGATGGGCTCAGCGACAGAGAAACTGACCCGCATTCAAAAAACAAAGGCAATCGAACTGGGGAAGGCGATCGCTGAAAAAGATTGTATCCTTGTCACCGGGGCCTGCCCCGGACTTCCCCATCTTTCAGCAAAAGGGGTCAAAAAGGCGGGGGGTTTTGTGATCGGCATTTCGCCAGCCCTTTCCCTGCTCGAACATGTCCAGAAATATGACGCCCCAACCCGTTATCATGACGTTCTTATCTATACCGGCTCAGGTCTCATGGGACGAGAGGTTGTCAATATTCGTTCTTCGGAGATTGTTATTATTATTGGTGGGAGGTCAGGCACGCTTGGTGAATTTGCTATCGCCTATGACGAAGGCAAACTGATAGGCGTCCTGCAAGACACCGGAGGAATCGCCGATCAGATCGAAACGATCCTTGACATCTGCCGTGTGAAACAAACCGGCGCTAAAATCGTCATGGATCCAGACCCTAAGAGGTTGGTCAGCCGCCTCCTGACAATTTACCAGAAGGAATTCAAAAAACACGGCTCGATCTTCGATGATTACGTCTCGAAGGCGTTCCGGAGTTAATCCTCTATGGATCCCCTACTGCTGCGGAGCCGCTGGAGGAGGAGGAACTTCTCGAGGCTGATCAGCTGTGGGAGCTTCCGGGGCTGCTGGTTGTGCCGCCTCGGGAGCTGGTTGCTCAACTGCTGGCTGCTCGGCCTGTGGTGTTTCCCCCTTCTTCTCGAAGCTGCATCCGAGGAAAGCAAGGAGAACTGCGATTGTGAGTATTGATTTCATGAGTTAAGCGAATTACACTGCCTGACAAAGAAATCAAGCTTAAAAAATTTTATGCGCTCTACTCCCTCTCTCTTCGAAGGTATTGGACGGCTTATTAAAATTATTTCCACACTTATTGGAAGTGCCCTTCTCCTTGTCTTGATTGCCGCAGGGGCCTTGTACTTCAAGTTCGCAAGAGATCTTCCAAAGATTGGCACTCTCACCGATTATCACCCCCCCATCGTCAGTGAAGTCTACGCCTTTGATGGAACAAAAATTGGCGAGTTCTGGCAAGAATGCCGATTCCTCGTCCCCTATGAGCAAATTCCTGAGTTGGTGATCAACGCCTTTATCGCAAGCGAAGATGAACGATTTTGGGAACATCGTGGTGTTGATTTGAGAAGTATCGTTCGGGCATTTATTGAAAACTTCAGGGCGGGCCGCGTTGTGCAGGGAGGATCGACCATCACACAGCAGGTAACACGATCTCTGCTGCTCACCCGTGAAAAAAAATTAGAAAGAAAAATCAAAGAGGCGCTCCTCGCGACTCAAATTGAACAAAATCTCACTAAAAAACAAATTCTTTACCTCTATCTGAACCAAATCTATCTCGGAAATCGAGCCTATGGAGTTACCGCGGCAGCGAGAAACTATTTCAAAAAGGAGCTCAAGGATCTCAATCTCGCCGAAATCTCCTTGATTGCGGGTCTTCCCTCGGCTCCTACCAACTACTCGCCGATCAATAATCCTGAACAGGCACGCCGGAAACAGTTCCATGTCCTGTCTCGAATGCTCGAAAACGGCTACATCAAAAAAAAGGCGATGGATGAGGCGCTCAAAACAACGCTTCAGATTTATCATCATGGGACCGACAAAGAATATAACCTTGGTTATGCCCCTTATTTTGTCGAACATGTGCGAAGGGCCCTTGAGGAAAAATATGGTGCTGACCTCTACCAAAAAGGCCTCAAGATCTATACCACCGCTGACTTGCGAGCTATAAAGATCGCCGAAGAAACACTCAAAAAGGGGCTGGAAGAATTTGATCACCAAAAAGAGTTTCGGGGACCTCTAGGAAAACTTAAAACCGAAGAGATCCCGGCCTATGCAGATTCGATTCATAAGACTCTTATCCTGGAGGAAGAAATTCCTTTTTCTTTTCCCGTTCCGGAAAAAAAACCTGAGGCGGTCGTTCCGATTCGTGAGGGGAAATATTATCGTGGGATCATCCTCAAGGTTGATTCCCAAGACAATGCCATCGTTCTGATTGGACATGTTCGAGGCACAATCCTGGGACGAGATCGAGGACGCGCCTATCGTACCCCCCGTGTCGGAGAAGTCTACTGGGTACGAAAGGTGGGGGACTATTTCAAAATCGATCAGGAGCCTGAAATCGAAGGGGCCCTTTTCTCCATGAACCCACTCACTCATGAAGTGAAGGCAATCGTCGGGGGTTATGACTACCACAGAAGCGAGTTCAATCGAGCGACCCAGGCGCTGCGCCAACCAGGCTCCGCCTTTAAGCCGATCCTTTACGCGGCCGCCCTCGACAAAGGGTACACCCCTGACACGATCGTCATGGATGCCCCTGTCACTTACGAGATTGGGAATGACGAATACTGGAGTCCCCGAAATTATGGGGAAAAATTCAATGGCCCGATGACGATTCGTTCCGCCCTCACGCATTCCGTGAACGTGATTGCCGTCAAGGTCATGCACGATATCGGAATCCATTACACCATCGGCTATGCCCATAAATTAGGGATTGTTTCTCCTCTGCAAAAGTATCTCTCCTCGGCCCTGGGGGCTAATGTAGTCACCCTGCAAGAGCTTGTTCGTGCCTACGCCACTTTTCCGGCGGGCGGCATTCGTCCCAATCCCATTTTCATTCTCAAGATTGTTGATTCTACGGGAAAGGTTCTGGAAGAAAACAAGCCCCCCTCCCCTGATCCTGAGAAAATTTTCGAGGCGGTCTCGAAGGCAGATCCGGAGTCGATCAAGACCCGATTGATGGAAGAAGGGGCCAAGACGATCGAGGAAAAAAAATTGAAACTCTCGATGGATGAATTGAAAATTCTCTACGGGGGAACAATCCCGGAAGGACGTGTGATGACCCCTCAGACCGCCTTCATCATGATCCATATGATGAAAGATGTGATCGAACGAGGGACCGGTTACCGAGCCAGGGAATTGGGCCGACCCACTGCCGGAAAGACAGGGACGACAAATGAGGAGTCGGATGCCTGGTTTATTGCAACGACCCCCGATCTGATCACCGGGGTCTGGGTTGGTTATGACAGCTTGAAATCCCTCGGTCCTAAAAAAACGGGGGGTATCGTCGCCGCACCGATTTGGCTGGATTATATGAAGGAGGTCTTGAAGGATACCGCGATCAGGGAGTTTCCCGTCCCTTCAACACTCGACCTCGCAAAAATCGATTCAATGACCGGTGGATCGTCAATCACGGCAATGAAGAAGAAATCAAAGGAAGAATTCCCTGTCGCCGGAACCCCTAAGAGCCGGGGGATCGATTTTCTGTTTGAAGGATTTTAAGACAGGCCTCAACGCTCTCTGAAAGCCCCTCGAGACTGTATCCCCCCTCCAAGACCATCACGACGCGACCGCCACACGTTTTCTCTGCTACCTCCAAAATTTTTCCTGTCATCTGGGCAAACCCGTCGGCCGTCACATTCATCCCCCCAAGGGGATCCAAGCGATGCGCATCATAACCTGCCGAGACCAAAATAAGATCAGGCTGATAATCTTTCATCACAGGAATAATCTGTTTATCAAAGGCTGTGAGATACTCCTCATCCCCTTCCCCACCGGGAAAGAGGACATTCAGCGTGTACCCCTTCCCTTTTCCCTTCCCCTCCTCTTTTCGGGCCCCAGTCCCCGGATAAAAAGGATACCGATGAGTGGAGATATAAAAGACATCGGGGCGATCATAAAACGACCACTGGGTTCCATTCCCATGATGGACATCGTAATCGACAATCAGGACCTTTTTGATCCCCGGTTTTCGCAACGCATATTCGGCGGCGATCGCCACATTATTAAAGAGGCAAAACCCCATCGCTCGGGCCCTCTCGGCATGGTGGCCGGGGGGACGCACGAAGGCAAAGGCGTTACGAGCTCCCCTCTTACCCCACTTTGAAAAAGGGGGGCTGGGGGGATTTTCCAACACCCAATCAACCGCCACCAACATCCCCCCCACCGCCAGACAGGCCGCTTCCCACGATTTCGGCGACACAGGCGTGTCAGGGTCGAGTTGAATGTCGTGCCCTGCCGTTGTCTCAATCTTTCGGACATATTCAAAATCGTGAACCAACGCGATCTCTTCCGGAATTGCGAGACGGGGTTCGAGACGAATCAGCTTTTTCCCAATTTCGCTTTTATCGAGAACCTGCTTGATGGCAAGCAACCGTTCCGGCCGCTCAGGATGATAAAGACCGGTGTCATGAAGCAGATAACGTTCATCCCAAATAACCGCCGTTTGACTCATACTATTTGACCTACCATAACCCTATTCGTTATACCACTTTCCATGTTCGGTCTCGGCACCTCAGAACTTTTAGTTGTTTTGGCCCTTGCCCTGATTTTTATCGGGCCGGAGAAACTCCCCCAAATCGCGACCACCCTCGGGCAAGCGGTGAAAAAATTGAAGGAAGCGATCGACGATATCAAATCCGAAATCAAATGAGCGAACAGAAACTCACCCTCACACAGCATCTCCAGGAACTCCGGACCTGCCTGATCCGCTCCGTCGTGACGATCGTGGTCGGGATGGGAGTTTCCCTCTACTTCTCGAAAAGCATCTTTCGCCTCCTTCAGAAACCGCTTCTCACGACATTGCCTTGGGGATCCCATTTTATCGCGACCTCACCGCTCGAGGCCTGGACTACCTATCTAAAGGTCTCACTCCTGACCGGATTTTTCTTGAGCCTCCCTGTCATTTTTTATCAACTCTGGTCTTTCATCGCCCCAGGACTTTATCGAAACGAAAAAAAGATCGCGTTCCTTTTTGTTGCCTTCTCGACCCTCTTTTTTGTGGGCGGAGGATTTTTCGGATATTTTGTCATTTTTCCGATCGGATTCAAATTTTTTGTGACCGCACTCGAGGGGACCGACATCACGCTCCTCCCGGTGATGAAGGATTATCTGGGGTTCATCATCCGGATGCTCTTCATCTTCGGTCTGATCTTTGAAACCCCCCTCATTCTCGTCCTTCTGGCACAAATCGGGATTGTCAATCGTCGACAACTCGCCTCGGCGAGACGTTACCTGATCGTCCTCGCCTTTCTTATTGCCGGAGTTTTAACCCCCGGCCCCGATGTCGTCTCTCAACTCCTCCTGGCCCTTCCACTCCTTGGGCTCTATGAGATCTCCCTCATCGTGATCCGCCTTATCGAAAAGAAAAAATGAAAAAGAAAATTATCCTGATCCTGATTGTTGTCTTTGGACTTGTCGTTGGGTGGTTTTCCTACGACATGATCTCACTCAAAAAAAAGAATCCTGGCCCGACCGCACTCATGCAGCAACGAGGAACCCCGATCCACCAGACCTGGGTGCCACTTTCGAGGATCTCTCCCTTTCTCAAAAGGGCTGTGATTGTCGCTGAAGACGCCTCTTTCTATGGGCATAACGGGATTGATTTTCACGAGTTCGTCGAATCTCTGAAGAAAAATATCGAGGAACGCGAATTCCATCGAGGTTTTTCAACAATCACGATGCAGGTGGCGCGAAACCTCTACCTCTCTCCGGGAAAAACAATTCCCCGGAAGCTGATGGAAATTGTGATCGCCTGGGTTCTGGAGCAAACCCTCTCCAAAAACCGGATTTTTGAGATTTACCTGAATATTATTGAAT
Protein-coding regions in this window:
- a CDS encoding cation transporter, giving the protein MNPKIKEEVIAISVSFLLAVGKGLASFWTGSLALVASALDSLMDFFISSINLFSLKVADRPPDEDHAYGHGKAEAIAGFFQSLVILASVIALVYASVQRFRGGVPLQHLSGGIGIVLLSMVVGYWLSWRLQRQAASTGSVVLKTDSLHYAMDLYAYGGILLSFFLIKLTGWVWLDAIVTFLIALYIAVLAFRVGKQAVDELMDRELRPEIRQAVEEIVKRYYPEVLGMHNFKSRHAASKRFLQFHLVLKKELSFEQVHELEERIAGEIRRELGNVHVTIHADPEGTGLDQTDLM
- a CDS encoding 6-phosphofructokinase; this encodes MKIAVLTGGGDCPGLNAAIRAVVRRGESYSYKIIGVREGWRGFVDQNFIPFDREKITGILPLGGTILGTSRTNPYKDSKTMEKFKTGFTASGCDVVIAIGGEDTLGVASKLSQDGYKVVGIPKTIDNDLEETDFTIGFQTAVAIAAEAIDRIHTTAESHNRVMVVEVMGRHVGWLATYAGLGAGADVILIPERPFHLDDVCGIIRKRTKNGRRFSIVVVAEGAKMVRKEGEETFLASSRKDEFGHVQLGGIGAVLAKEIEAKTGYESRVTVLGHVQRGGTPVVADRILASRFGVFAVDCIQKKNFGVMTALKGNQIVAVPLETIVGRLKTVDSELFSIAEVFFG
- a CDS encoding PBP1A family penicillin-binding protein; translated protein: MRSTPSLFEGIGRLIKIISTLIGSALLLVLIAAGALYFKFARDLPKIGTLTDYHPPIVSEVYAFDGTKIGEFWQECRFLVPYEQIPELVINAFIASEDERFWEHRGVDLRSIVRAFIENFRAGRVVQGGSTITQQVTRSLLLTREKKLERKIKEALLATQIEQNLTKKQILYLYLNQIYLGNRAYGVTAAARNYFKKELKDLNLAEISLIAGLPSAPTNYSPINNPEQARRKQFHVLSRMLENGYIKKKAMDEALKTTLQIYHHGTDKEYNLGYAPYFVEHVRRALEEKYGADLYQKGLKIYTTADLRAIKIAEETLKKGLEEFDHQKEFRGPLGKLKTEEIPAYADSIHKTLILEEEIPFSFPVPEKKPEAVVPIREGKYYRGIILKVDSQDNAIVLIGHVRGTILGRDRGRAYRTPRVGEVYWVRKVGDYFKIDQEPEIEGALFSMNPLTHEVKAIVGGYDYHRSEFNRATQALRQPGSAFKPILYAAALDKGYTPDTIVMDAPVTYEIGNDEYWSPRNYGEKFNGPMTIRSALTHSVNVIAVKVMHDIGIHYTIGYAHKLGIVSPLQKYLSSALGANVVTLQELVRAYATFPAGGIRPNPIFILKIVDSTGKVLEENKPPSPDPEKIFEAVSKADPESIKTRLMEEGAKTIEEKKLKLSMDELKILYGGTIPEGRVMTPQTAFIMIHMMKDVIERGTGYRARELGRPTAGKTGTTNEESDAWFIATTPDLITGVWVGYDSLKSLGPKKTGGIVAAPIWLDYMKEVLKDTAIREFPVPSTLDLAKIDSMTGGSSITAMKKKSKEEFPVAGTPKSRGIDFLFEGF
- a CDS encoding histone deacetylase, producing MSQTAVIWDERYLLHDTGLYHPERPERLLAIKQVLDKSEIGKKLIRLEPRLAIPEEIALVHDFEYVRKIETTAGHDIQLDPDTPVSPKSWEAACLAVGGMLVAVDWVLENPPSPPFSKWGKRGARNAFAFVRPPGHHAERARAMGFCLFNNVAIAAEYALRKPGIKKVLIVDYDVHHGNGTQWSFYDRPDVFYISTHRYPFYPGTGARKEEGKGKGKGYTLNVLFPGGEGDEEYLTAFDKQIIPVMKDYQPDLILVSAGYDAHRLDPLGGMNVTADGFAQMTGKILEVAEKTCGGRVVMVLEGGYSLEGLSESVEACLKILQTENRSPGS
- a CDS encoding twin-arginine translocase TatA/TatE family subunit, producing the protein MFGLGTSELLVVLALALIFIGPEKLPQIATTLGQAVKKLKEAIDDIKSEIK
- the tatC gene encoding twin-arginine translocase subunit TatC translates to MSEQKLTLTQHLQELRTCLIRSVVTIVVGMGVSLYFSKSIFRLLQKPLLTTLPWGSHFIATSPLEAWTTYLKVSLLTGFFLSLPVIFYQLWSFIAPGLYRNEKKIAFLFVAFSTLFFVGGGFFGYFVIFPIGFKFFVTALEGTDITLLPVMKDYLGFIIRMLFIFGLIFETPLILVLLAQIGIVNRRQLASARRYLIVLAFLIAGVLTPGPDVVSQLLLALPLLGLYEISLIVIRLIEKKK
- the mtgA gene encoding monofunctional biosynthetic peptidoglycan transglycosylase, with product MKKKIILILIVVFGLVVGWFSYDMISLKKKNPGPTALMQQRGTPIHQTWVPLSRISPFLKRAVIVAEDASFYGHNGIDFHEFVESLKKNIEEREFHRGFSTITMQVARNLYLSPGKTIPRKLMEIVIAWVLEQTLSKNRIFEIYLNIIEWGDHIYGAEAASQHYFKKSAIELSPAEAAFLASIIPSPLKWGQWPPGPYVWQRVLILLNRMNPENLQP